In Labrus mixtus chromosome 11, fLabMix1.1, whole genome shotgun sequence, a single window of DNA contains:
- the casp2 gene encoding caspase-2 isoform X6, whose amino-acid sequence MLECGMLEQDRRALRKRSAVLCKQLVVDELLIQSLQAEEILTESMAESIMAEQTSHKRSWRLLLVLPKRGPRAFSSFCSALQETEQHHLCDLLTRSPEKDGKETRDERLWDSPLPLSTQEGITAKRARTQESMEFSLDADSPINTPVLPCTSDFYLSHCQQSYRMNSSPRGLALVISNVTFDPCAAPDLDPRKGGEVDDEVLRKVFTELDYMVTVHRDLTAQGMRTCIENFSRRQEHRTVDSCVVCLLSHGVEGAIYGTDGELMQLDWVFEAFDNAHCPLLQNKPKMFFFQACRGEEMDCGVEQIDGPVRTCSPSCEQRDAGREGQGDTDSRQRGDMGRPRIKLPQRSDMICGYASLKGTAAMRNTKRGSWFIQEINTALRLHARDTHVADILVQVNGRIKEREGYAPGTAHHRCKEMSEFTSSLCKDLYLFPKYQPQY is encoded by the exons ATGTTGGAGTGCGGCATGCTGGAGCAGGACAGGCGGGCTCTGCGGAAACGCTCTGCTGTTCTGTGTAAGCAGCTGGTGGTGGACGAGCTGCTCATTCAGTCCTTACAGGCAGAAGAAATCCTGACAGAGAGCATGGCAGAGAGCATCATG GCCGAGCAAACATCTCACAAACGAAGCTGGCGTTTACTTCTAGTTTTACCAAAGCGAGGACCAAGAGCATTCAGCAGCTTCTGCTCAGCCTTGCAAGAAACTGAGCAGCATCACCTGTGTGACCTGCTCACACGATCACcagaaaaagatggaaaagaGACACGTGATGAG AGGTTATGGgactctcctcttcccctttcCACCCAAGAGGGAATTACTGCCAAGAGAGCAAGGACACAGG agtCCATGGAGTTTAGTCTGGATGCAGATAGTCCCATAAACACTCCTGTGCTCCCGTGCACGTCTGACTTTTACCTCTCACACTGCCAGCAG TCCTACAGAATGAATTCATCCCCTCGGGGTTTGGCCTTGGTGATCAGTAATGTGACCTTTGATCCTTGTGCTGCACCTGACCTTGACCCGAGGAAGGGAGGCGAAGTGGATGATGAGGTTCTCAGGAAGGTCTTCACAGAGCTGGACTACATGGTTACAGTCCACAGAGACCTCACTgctcag GGTATGAGGACGTGCATTGAGAACTTTAGTCGACGGCAGGAGCACCGAACAGTTGACAGCTGTGTGGTGTGTCTGCTATCCCACGGAGTGGAAGGAGCTATATATGGCACAGACGGAGAGCTCATGCAG CTGGACTGGGTGTTTGAGGCCTTTGACAATGCACACTGCCCCCTGCTACAGAATAAGccaaagatgtttttctttcaggccTGCAGAGGAG AGGAAATGGACTGTGGGGTGGAGCAGATAGACGGGCCAGTGAGGACCTGCTCACCAAGCTGTGAACAGCGAGATGCTGGGAGGGAGGGACAAGGGGATACAGACTCAAGGCAGAGAGGGGACATGGGTAGACCCAGAATTAAACTGCCCCAGCGTTCGGACATGATCTGCGGATATGCATCCCTCAAAG GCACAGCAGCCATGCGGAACACAAAGAGAGGATCCTGGTTCATTCAGGAAATTAACACGGCTCTCCGCCTACATGCCAGAGACACACACGTTGCAGACATCCTGGTGCAG GTCAACGGACGTATCAAAGAGCGGGAGGGTTACGCTCCTGGCACCGCCCACCACCGCTGCAAGGAGATGTCCGAGTTCACCAGCTCATTGTGCAAAGACCTCTACCTTTTCCCCAAGTACCAGCCTCAGTATTGA
- the casp2 gene encoding caspase-2 isoform X2, with amino-acid sequence MLECGMLEQDRRALRKRSAVLCKQLVVDELLIQSLQAEEILTESMAESIMAEQTSHKRSWRLLLVLPKRGPRAFSSFCSALQETEQHHLCDLLTRSPEKDGKETRDERIQPEEKPEREAGQLVKQTTEKKRETSSVDGEESSDVSSTSSCLPSDSTFRGLIVQVRDEDREREGQKTKKRGRCMKTDRLWDSPLPLSTQEGITAKRARTQESMEFSLDADSPINTPVLPCTSDFYLSHCQQSYRMNSSPRGLALVISNVTFDPCAAPDLDPRKGGEVDDEVLRKVFTELDYMVTVHRDLTAQGMRTCIENFSRRQEHRTVDSCVVCLLSHGVEGAIYGTDGELMQLDWVFEAFDNAHCPLLQNKPKMFFFQACRGEEMDCGVEQIDGPVRTCSPSCEQRDAGREGQGDTDSRQRGDMGRPRIKLPQRSDMICGYASLKGTAAMRNTKRGSWFIQEINTALRLHARDTHVADILVQVNGRIKEREGYAPGTAHHRCKEMSEFTSSLCKDLYLFPKYQPQY; translated from the exons ATGTTGGAGTGCGGCATGCTGGAGCAGGACAGGCGGGCTCTGCGGAAACGCTCTGCTGTTCTGTGTAAGCAGCTGGTGGTGGACGAGCTGCTCATTCAGTCCTTACAGGCAGAAGAAATCCTGACAGAGAGCATGGCAGAGAGCATCATG GCCGAGCAAACATCTCACAAACGAAGCTGGCGTTTACTTCTAGTTTTACCAAAGCGAGGACCAAGAGCATTCAGCAGCTTCTGCTCAGCCTTGCAAGAAACTGAGCAGCATCACCTGTGTGACCTGCTCACACGATCACcagaaaaagatggaaaagaGACACGTGATGAG AGAATTCAGCCTGAGGaaaagccagagagagaggcaggtcAACTGGTAAAGCAgacaacagagaagaagagagag ACATCGTCAGTAGACGGTGAGGAAAGCAGTGACGTTAGCAGCACGTCCTCATGCCTGCCATCAGACTCCACATTCAGAGGGTTGATAGTCCAAGTCAGGGATGAAGACAGGGAAAGAGAAGgacagaagacaaagaaaagaggaagatgcATGAAGACAGAT AGGTTATGGgactctcctcttcccctttcCACCCAAGAGGGAATTACTGCCAAGAGAGCAAGGACACAGG agtCCATGGAGTTTAGTCTGGATGCAGATAGTCCCATAAACACTCCTGTGCTCCCGTGCACGTCTGACTTTTACCTCTCACACTGCCAGCAG TCCTACAGAATGAATTCATCCCCTCGGGGTTTGGCCTTGGTGATCAGTAATGTGACCTTTGATCCTTGTGCTGCACCTGACCTTGACCCGAGGAAGGGAGGCGAAGTGGATGATGAGGTTCTCAGGAAGGTCTTCACAGAGCTGGACTACATGGTTACAGTCCACAGAGACCTCACTgctcag GGTATGAGGACGTGCATTGAGAACTTTAGTCGACGGCAGGAGCACCGAACAGTTGACAGCTGTGTGGTGTGTCTGCTATCCCACGGAGTGGAAGGAGCTATATATGGCACAGACGGAGAGCTCATGCAG CTGGACTGGGTGTTTGAGGCCTTTGACAATGCACACTGCCCCCTGCTACAGAATAAGccaaagatgtttttctttcaggccTGCAGAGGAG AGGAAATGGACTGTGGGGTGGAGCAGATAGACGGGCCAGTGAGGACCTGCTCACCAAGCTGTGAACAGCGAGATGCTGGGAGGGAGGGACAAGGGGATACAGACTCAAGGCAGAGAGGGGACATGGGTAGACCCAGAATTAAACTGCCCCAGCGTTCGGACATGATCTGCGGATATGCATCCCTCAAAG GCACAGCAGCCATGCGGAACACAAAGAGAGGATCCTGGTTCATTCAGGAAATTAACACGGCTCTCCGCCTACATGCCAGAGACACACACGTTGCAGACATCCTGGTGCAG GTCAACGGACGTATCAAAGAGCGGGAGGGTTACGCTCCTGGCACCGCCCACCACCGCTGCAAGGAGATGTCCGAGTTCACCAGCTCATTGTGCAAAGACCTCTACCTTTTCCCCAAGTACCAGCCTCAGTATTGA
- the casp2 gene encoding caspase-2 isoform X1: protein MLECGMLEQDRRALRKRSAVLCKQLVVDELLIQSLQAEEILTESMAESIMAEQTSHKRSWRLLLVLPKRGPRAFSSFCSALQETEQHHLCDLLTRSPEKDGKETRDERIQPEEKPEREAGQLVKQTTEKKRETSSVDGEESSDVSSTSSCLPSDSTFRGLIVQVRDEDREREGQKTKKRGRCMKTDRLWDSPLPLSTQEGITAKRARTQESMEFSLDADSPINTPVLPCTSDFYLSHCQQSYRMNSSPRGLALVISNVTFDPCAAPDLDPRKGGEVDDEVLRKVFTELDYMVTVHRDLTAQGMRTCIENFSRRQEHRTVDSCVVCLLSHGVEGAIYGTDGELMQLDWVFEAFDNAHCPLLQNKPKMFFFQACRGEEMDCGVEQIDGPVRTCSPSCEQRDAGREGQGDTDSRQRGDMGRPRIKLPQRSDMICGYASLKGQRICTAAMRNTKRGSWFIQEINTALRLHARDTHVADILVQVNGRIKEREGYAPGTAHHRCKEMSEFTSSLCKDLYLFPKYQPQY from the exons ATGTTGGAGTGCGGCATGCTGGAGCAGGACAGGCGGGCTCTGCGGAAACGCTCTGCTGTTCTGTGTAAGCAGCTGGTGGTGGACGAGCTGCTCATTCAGTCCTTACAGGCAGAAGAAATCCTGACAGAGAGCATGGCAGAGAGCATCATG GCCGAGCAAACATCTCACAAACGAAGCTGGCGTTTACTTCTAGTTTTACCAAAGCGAGGACCAAGAGCATTCAGCAGCTTCTGCTCAGCCTTGCAAGAAACTGAGCAGCATCACCTGTGTGACCTGCTCACACGATCACcagaaaaagatggaaaagaGACACGTGATGAG AGAATTCAGCCTGAGGaaaagccagagagagaggcaggtcAACTGGTAAAGCAgacaacagagaagaagagagag ACATCGTCAGTAGACGGTGAGGAAAGCAGTGACGTTAGCAGCACGTCCTCATGCCTGCCATCAGACTCCACATTCAGAGGGTTGATAGTCCAAGTCAGGGATGAAGACAGGGAAAGAGAAGgacagaagacaaagaaaagaggaagatgcATGAAGACAGAT AGGTTATGGgactctcctcttcccctttcCACCCAAGAGGGAATTACTGCCAAGAGAGCAAGGACACAGG agtCCATGGAGTTTAGTCTGGATGCAGATAGTCCCATAAACACTCCTGTGCTCCCGTGCACGTCTGACTTTTACCTCTCACACTGCCAGCAG TCCTACAGAATGAATTCATCCCCTCGGGGTTTGGCCTTGGTGATCAGTAATGTGACCTTTGATCCTTGTGCTGCACCTGACCTTGACCCGAGGAAGGGAGGCGAAGTGGATGATGAGGTTCTCAGGAAGGTCTTCACAGAGCTGGACTACATGGTTACAGTCCACAGAGACCTCACTgctcag GGTATGAGGACGTGCATTGAGAACTTTAGTCGACGGCAGGAGCACCGAACAGTTGACAGCTGTGTGGTGTGTCTGCTATCCCACGGAGTGGAAGGAGCTATATATGGCACAGACGGAGAGCTCATGCAG CTGGACTGGGTGTTTGAGGCCTTTGACAATGCACACTGCCCCCTGCTACAGAATAAGccaaagatgtttttctttcaggccTGCAGAGGAG AGGAAATGGACTGTGGGGTGGAGCAGATAGACGGGCCAGTGAGGACCTGCTCACCAAGCTGTGAACAGCGAGATGCTGGGAGGGAGGGACAAGGGGATACAGACTCAAGGCAGAGAGGGGACATGGGTAGACCCAGAATTAAACTGCCCCAGCGTTCGGACATGATCTGCGGATATGCATCCCTCAAAGGTCAGAGAATCT GCACAGCAGCCATGCGGAACACAAAGAGAGGATCCTGGTTCATTCAGGAAATTAACACGGCTCTCCGCCTACATGCCAGAGACACACACGTTGCAGACATCCTGGTGCAG GTCAACGGACGTATCAAAGAGCGGGAGGGTTACGCTCCTGGCACCGCCCACCACCGCTGCAAGGAGATGTCCGAGTTCACCAGCTCATTGTGCAAAGACCTCTACCTTTTCCCCAAGTACCAGCCTCAGTATTGA
- the casp2 gene encoding caspase-2 isoform X5 — protein sequence MLECGMLEQDRRALRKRSAVLCKQLVVDELLIQSLQAEEILTESMAESIMAEQTSHKRSWRLLLVLPKRGPRAFSSFCSALQETEQHHLCDLLTRSPEKDGKETRDERLWDSPLPLSTQEGITAKRARTQESMEFSLDADSPINTPVLPCTSDFYLSHCQQSYRMNSSPRGLALVISNVTFDPCAAPDLDPRKGGEVDDEVLRKVFTELDYMVTVHRDLTAQGMRTCIENFSRRQEHRTVDSCVVCLLSHGVEGAIYGTDGELMQLDWVFEAFDNAHCPLLQNKPKMFFFQACRGEEMDCGVEQIDGPVRTCSPSCEQRDAGREGQGDTDSRQRGDMGRPRIKLPQRSDMICGYASLKGQRICTAAMRNTKRGSWFIQEINTALRLHARDTHVADILVQVNGRIKEREGYAPGTAHHRCKEMSEFTSSLCKDLYLFPKYQPQY from the exons ATGTTGGAGTGCGGCATGCTGGAGCAGGACAGGCGGGCTCTGCGGAAACGCTCTGCTGTTCTGTGTAAGCAGCTGGTGGTGGACGAGCTGCTCATTCAGTCCTTACAGGCAGAAGAAATCCTGACAGAGAGCATGGCAGAGAGCATCATG GCCGAGCAAACATCTCACAAACGAAGCTGGCGTTTACTTCTAGTTTTACCAAAGCGAGGACCAAGAGCATTCAGCAGCTTCTGCTCAGCCTTGCAAGAAACTGAGCAGCATCACCTGTGTGACCTGCTCACACGATCACcagaaaaagatggaaaagaGACACGTGATGAG AGGTTATGGgactctcctcttcccctttcCACCCAAGAGGGAATTACTGCCAAGAGAGCAAGGACACAGG agtCCATGGAGTTTAGTCTGGATGCAGATAGTCCCATAAACACTCCTGTGCTCCCGTGCACGTCTGACTTTTACCTCTCACACTGCCAGCAG TCCTACAGAATGAATTCATCCCCTCGGGGTTTGGCCTTGGTGATCAGTAATGTGACCTTTGATCCTTGTGCTGCACCTGACCTTGACCCGAGGAAGGGAGGCGAAGTGGATGATGAGGTTCTCAGGAAGGTCTTCACAGAGCTGGACTACATGGTTACAGTCCACAGAGACCTCACTgctcag GGTATGAGGACGTGCATTGAGAACTTTAGTCGACGGCAGGAGCACCGAACAGTTGACAGCTGTGTGGTGTGTCTGCTATCCCACGGAGTGGAAGGAGCTATATATGGCACAGACGGAGAGCTCATGCAG CTGGACTGGGTGTTTGAGGCCTTTGACAATGCACACTGCCCCCTGCTACAGAATAAGccaaagatgtttttctttcaggccTGCAGAGGAG AGGAAATGGACTGTGGGGTGGAGCAGATAGACGGGCCAGTGAGGACCTGCTCACCAAGCTGTGAACAGCGAGATGCTGGGAGGGAGGGACAAGGGGATACAGACTCAAGGCAGAGAGGGGACATGGGTAGACCCAGAATTAAACTGCCCCAGCGTTCGGACATGATCTGCGGATATGCATCCCTCAAAGGTCAGAGAATCT GCACAGCAGCCATGCGGAACACAAAGAGAGGATCCTGGTTCATTCAGGAAATTAACACGGCTCTCCGCCTACATGCCAGAGACACACACGTTGCAGACATCCTGGTGCAG GTCAACGGACGTATCAAAGAGCGGGAGGGTTACGCTCCTGGCACCGCCCACCACCGCTGCAAGGAGATGTCCGAGTTCACCAGCTCATTGTGCAAAGACCTCTACCTTTTCCCCAAGTACCAGCCTCAGTATTGA
- the casp2 gene encoding caspase-2 isoform X4 has protein sequence MLECGMLEQDRRALRKRSAVLCKQLVVDELLIQSLQAEEILTESMAESIMAEQTSHKRSWRLLLVLPKRGPRAFSSFCSALQETEQHHLCDLLTRSPEKDGKETRDERIQPEEKPEREAGQLVKQTTEKKRERLWDSPLPLSTQEGITAKRARTQESMEFSLDADSPINTPVLPCTSDFYLSHCQQSYRMNSSPRGLALVISNVTFDPCAAPDLDPRKGGEVDDEVLRKVFTELDYMVTVHRDLTAQGMRTCIENFSRRQEHRTVDSCVVCLLSHGVEGAIYGTDGELMQLDWVFEAFDNAHCPLLQNKPKMFFFQACRGEEMDCGVEQIDGPVRTCSPSCEQRDAGREGQGDTDSRQRGDMGRPRIKLPQRSDMICGYASLKGTAAMRNTKRGSWFIQEINTALRLHARDTHVADILVQVNGRIKEREGYAPGTAHHRCKEMSEFTSSLCKDLYLFPKYQPQY, from the exons ATGTTGGAGTGCGGCATGCTGGAGCAGGACAGGCGGGCTCTGCGGAAACGCTCTGCTGTTCTGTGTAAGCAGCTGGTGGTGGACGAGCTGCTCATTCAGTCCTTACAGGCAGAAGAAATCCTGACAGAGAGCATGGCAGAGAGCATCATG GCCGAGCAAACATCTCACAAACGAAGCTGGCGTTTACTTCTAGTTTTACCAAAGCGAGGACCAAGAGCATTCAGCAGCTTCTGCTCAGCCTTGCAAGAAACTGAGCAGCATCACCTGTGTGACCTGCTCACACGATCACcagaaaaagatggaaaagaGACACGTGATGAG AGAATTCAGCCTGAGGaaaagccagagagagaggcaggtcAACTGGTAAAGCAgacaacagagaagaagagagag AGGTTATGGgactctcctcttcccctttcCACCCAAGAGGGAATTACTGCCAAGAGAGCAAGGACACAGG agtCCATGGAGTTTAGTCTGGATGCAGATAGTCCCATAAACACTCCTGTGCTCCCGTGCACGTCTGACTTTTACCTCTCACACTGCCAGCAG TCCTACAGAATGAATTCATCCCCTCGGGGTTTGGCCTTGGTGATCAGTAATGTGACCTTTGATCCTTGTGCTGCACCTGACCTTGACCCGAGGAAGGGAGGCGAAGTGGATGATGAGGTTCTCAGGAAGGTCTTCACAGAGCTGGACTACATGGTTACAGTCCACAGAGACCTCACTgctcag GGTATGAGGACGTGCATTGAGAACTTTAGTCGACGGCAGGAGCACCGAACAGTTGACAGCTGTGTGGTGTGTCTGCTATCCCACGGAGTGGAAGGAGCTATATATGGCACAGACGGAGAGCTCATGCAG CTGGACTGGGTGTTTGAGGCCTTTGACAATGCACACTGCCCCCTGCTACAGAATAAGccaaagatgtttttctttcaggccTGCAGAGGAG AGGAAATGGACTGTGGGGTGGAGCAGATAGACGGGCCAGTGAGGACCTGCTCACCAAGCTGTGAACAGCGAGATGCTGGGAGGGAGGGACAAGGGGATACAGACTCAAGGCAGAGAGGGGACATGGGTAGACCCAGAATTAAACTGCCCCAGCGTTCGGACATGATCTGCGGATATGCATCCCTCAAAG GCACAGCAGCCATGCGGAACACAAAGAGAGGATCCTGGTTCATTCAGGAAATTAACACGGCTCTCCGCCTACATGCCAGAGACACACACGTTGCAGACATCCTGGTGCAG GTCAACGGACGTATCAAAGAGCGGGAGGGTTACGCTCCTGGCACCGCCCACCACCGCTGCAAGGAGATGTCCGAGTTCACCAGCTCATTGTGCAAAGACCTCTACCTTTTCCCCAAGTACCAGCCTCAGTATTGA
- the casp2 gene encoding caspase-2 isoform X3 produces MLECGMLEQDRRALRKRSAVLCKQLVVDELLIQSLQAEEILTESMAESIMAEQTSHKRSWRLLLVLPKRGPRAFSSFCSALQETEQHHLCDLLTRSPEKDGKETRDERIQPEEKPEREAGQLVKQTTEKKRERLWDSPLPLSTQEGITAKRARTQESMEFSLDADSPINTPVLPCTSDFYLSHCQQSYRMNSSPRGLALVISNVTFDPCAAPDLDPRKGGEVDDEVLRKVFTELDYMVTVHRDLTAQGMRTCIENFSRRQEHRTVDSCVVCLLSHGVEGAIYGTDGELMQLDWVFEAFDNAHCPLLQNKPKMFFFQACRGEEMDCGVEQIDGPVRTCSPSCEQRDAGREGQGDTDSRQRGDMGRPRIKLPQRSDMICGYASLKGQRICTAAMRNTKRGSWFIQEINTALRLHARDTHVADILVQVNGRIKEREGYAPGTAHHRCKEMSEFTSSLCKDLYLFPKYQPQY; encoded by the exons ATGTTGGAGTGCGGCATGCTGGAGCAGGACAGGCGGGCTCTGCGGAAACGCTCTGCTGTTCTGTGTAAGCAGCTGGTGGTGGACGAGCTGCTCATTCAGTCCTTACAGGCAGAAGAAATCCTGACAGAGAGCATGGCAGAGAGCATCATG GCCGAGCAAACATCTCACAAACGAAGCTGGCGTTTACTTCTAGTTTTACCAAAGCGAGGACCAAGAGCATTCAGCAGCTTCTGCTCAGCCTTGCAAGAAACTGAGCAGCATCACCTGTGTGACCTGCTCACACGATCACcagaaaaagatggaaaagaGACACGTGATGAG AGAATTCAGCCTGAGGaaaagccagagagagaggcaggtcAACTGGTAAAGCAgacaacagagaagaagagagag AGGTTATGGgactctcctcttcccctttcCACCCAAGAGGGAATTACTGCCAAGAGAGCAAGGACACAGG agtCCATGGAGTTTAGTCTGGATGCAGATAGTCCCATAAACACTCCTGTGCTCCCGTGCACGTCTGACTTTTACCTCTCACACTGCCAGCAG TCCTACAGAATGAATTCATCCCCTCGGGGTTTGGCCTTGGTGATCAGTAATGTGACCTTTGATCCTTGTGCTGCACCTGACCTTGACCCGAGGAAGGGAGGCGAAGTGGATGATGAGGTTCTCAGGAAGGTCTTCACAGAGCTGGACTACATGGTTACAGTCCACAGAGACCTCACTgctcag GGTATGAGGACGTGCATTGAGAACTTTAGTCGACGGCAGGAGCACCGAACAGTTGACAGCTGTGTGGTGTGTCTGCTATCCCACGGAGTGGAAGGAGCTATATATGGCACAGACGGAGAGCTCATGCAG CTGGACTGGGTGTTTGAGGCCTTTGACAATGCACACTGCCCCCTGCTACAGAATAAGccaaagatgtttttctttcaggccTGCAGAGGAG AGGAAATGGACTGTGGGGTGGAGCAGATAGACGGGCCAGTGAGGACCTGCTCACCAAGCTGTGAACAGCGAGATGCTGGGAGGGAGGGACAAGGGGATACAGACTCAAGGCAGAGAGGGGACATGGGTAGACCCAGAATTAAACTGCCCCAGCGTTCGGACATGATCTGCGGATATGCATCCCTCAAAGGTCAGAGAATCT GCACAGCAGCCATGCGGAACACAAAGAGAGGATCCTGGTTCATTCAGGAAATTAACACGGCTCTCCGCCTACATGCCAGAGACACACACGTTGCAGACATCCTGGTGCAG GTCAACGGACGTATCAAAGAGCGGGAGGGTTACGCTCCTGGCACCGCCCACCACCGCTGCAAGGAGATGTCCGAGTTCACCAGCTCATTGTGCAAAGACCTCTACCTTTTCCCCAAGTACCAGCCTCAGTATTGA